The Triticum aestivum cultivar Chinese Spring chromosome 7B, IWGSC CS RefSeq v2.1, whole genome shotgun sequence genome window below encodes:
- the LOC123162799 gene encoding uncharacterized protein — translation MSDLLYYYGETQKNTGGQNSQQQQWLNSGAWNQGMQHTHPWMQNRRLPHAYINRTQRNALNIPVSATMYGIFNSQGNTQANLPVNLGAHTSVGEYNQVSAVLQPPANKVAYEAPMSYMQLLLAAEEEGARNASSQSQEDRLVRTENDMYMITGRYSVSSEDPFQAHAGGGAQHTSEVDDQHDIDLEPFVDNRFSESLNDLNWDNEMQTEAGGNKNGSMVSNEIASDNDSDSEDDLSSSLLQKASEIAVTTAGEQENSGTAGEVQKLTQEDILIFLENDSIEAAQSASQEVRSHHVPHVDMVFDTDDAAYNFYNEYASIAGFL, via the exons ATGTCTGATCTGTTGTACTATTATGGGGAAACACAAAAAAACACAGGGGGGCAAAATAGCCAGCAGCAACAGTGGCTGAATTCTGGTGCTTGGAACCAAGGGATGCAACATACACACCCCTGGATGCAAAATCGAAGGCTTCCACATGCTTATATTAACAGAACACAAAGGAATGCCCTGAATATTCCAGTGAGTGCAACTATGTATGGTATCTTCAATAGTCAAGGCAATACACAG GCAAACTTGCCTGTGAACCTGGGTGCACATACTTCAGTGGGTGAGTACAACCAAGTGTCTGCTGTGCTCCAACCCCCT GCAAACAAGGTCGCTTATGAAGCCCCTATGTCATACATGCAACTCCTACTTGCTGCTGAAGAAGAG GGTGCTAGAAATGCATCATCTCAATCACAAGAAGATCGCCTTGTTCGTACTGAG AACGATATGTACATGATAACTGGGCGATACAGTGTATCTTCAGAAGATCCATTCCAAGCACATGCGGGCGGTGGAGCTCAGCATACATCTGAAGTCGATGACCAGCATGATATAGATCTTGAACCTTTTGTTGACAATCGATTTTCAGAAAGCTTGAATGATTTGAACTGGGACAATGAAATGCAGACAGAAGCAGGAGGAAACAAAAACGGCTCTATGGTCTCAAATGAGATTGCTTCTGACAATGATTCTGATTCCGAGGATGATCTTTCTTCGTCGTTGTTGCAAAAGGCCTCTGAAATTGCTGTTACAACTGCTGGAGAACAAGAGAACAGTGGTACAGCTGGTGAAGTTCAAAAATTAACACAGGAAGACATACTGATATTCCTTGAAAATGACAGTATAGAAGCTGCTCAAAGTGCTAGCCAAGAAGTGCGCAGCCATCACGTACCCCATGTGGACATGGTCTTTGATACGGATGATGCAGCTTACAACTTTTACAATGAGTATGCCTCAATTGCTGGTTTTCTGTGA